The proteins below come from a single Oscillospiraceae bacterium genomic window:
- a CDS encoding J domain-containing protein, translating to MTDPYSVLGITPGADDETIKKAYRQKCKQYHPDLHPDDPAAEEHFKEVQAAYSEIMRIKQGGGTAYRQGGQTYGQSSGYSQQYQDPFAGGGFGFGPFGFGYYSTGSSAGRQSYGSAAGDPELRAAANYIRSGFYEEALNTLNGISAAGRTAQWHYYAALANQGLGNNIRAQEEARTAVSMEPNNYAYQNLLDQLQSPGRSYTSYQQPYAQPSGRPGQFCLSFWMYLLVCNILSWCCCGGRGGFFIC from the coding sequence ATGACTGATCCATACAGCGTATTGGGCATCACCCCCGGTGCCGATGACGAAACAATTAAAAAAGCCTACCGCCAGAAGTGCAAGCAGTACCACCCCGACCTGCACCCCGATGACCCGGCGGCAGAGGAGCATTTCAAGGAGGTTCAGGCCGCCTACAGCGAGATCATGCGCATCAAGCAGGGCGGCGGCACCGCCTACCGGCAGGGTGGGCAGACCTACGGCCAGAGCAGCGGCTACAGCCAGCAGTATCAAGACCCCTTTGCGGGCGGCGGCTTCGGGTTCGGGCCATTCGGCTTCGGCTATTACAGCACCGGCAGCTCGGCCGGGCGGCAGAGCTATGGCAGCGCCGCCGGTGACCCTGAACTGCGGGCGGCGGCAAATTATATCCGCAGCGGCTTTTATGAGGAGGCTCTCAACACGCTGAACGGCATCTCTGCTGCGGGCCGCACCGCCCAGTGGCACTACTACGCAGCCCTTGCCAATCAGGGGTTGGGTAACAACATCCGCGCGCAGGAGGAGGCCCGCACGGCGGTTTCGATGGAGCCGAACAACTACGCCTACCAGAATCTGCTGGACCAGCTGCAAAGTCCGGGCCGCAGCTACACAAGCTACCAGCAGCCGTACGCCCAGCCCAGCGGCCGTCCCGGACAGTTTTGCCTGTCGTTCTGGATGTACCTGCTGGTTTGCAACATCCTGAGTTGGTGCTGCTGCGGCGGACGCGGCGGGTTCTTTATCTGCTGA
- a CDS encoding alpha/beta hydrolase — protein MNRGITMQCYTHTLPGGASLVGYLREETTEMPAFNTRPAMLILPGGGYAYCSSREADPVAMQFLQAGYNVFILYYTCRGQESQPALRWQPLIDAAGAILHIRKNAVQLHIDPAKVAVCGFSAGGHLAASTAILWDAEPVQQALGICGKEALPDAVVLGYPVITSGEFRHDGSICNLCGDDAALRGTMSLENQVSDGLPPFYIWHTVEDAAVPVQNSMLLATALTAHKVPFELHLFAHDGHGTSTCTQEVNTPNRHNSAWVPLCTDWLADTLDFHL, from the coding sequence TTGAATCGAGGAATCACCATGCAATGCTACACCCACACCCTTCCCGGCGGCGCATCGCTTGTCGGCTACCTGCGGGAGGAAACCACCGAAATGCCCGCTTTCAACACCCGCCCTGCCATGCTGATCCTGCCGGGCGGCGGCTATGCCTACTGCAGTTCGCGGGAGGCTGACCCGGTCGCTATGCAGTTTCTGCAGGCAGGCTACAATGTCTTTATCCTTTATTATACCTGCCGTGGGCAGGAGAGCCAGCCTGCGCTGCGCTGGCAGCCGTTGATCGATGCGGCCGGTGCTATCCTGCATATCCGCAAGAACGCAGTGCAGCTCCATATCGACCCGGCCAAGGTCGCGGTCTGCGGCTTCTCGGCAGGCGGCCATCTTGCGGCGTCCACGGCAATCCTGTGGGACGCTGAGCCGGTTCAGCAGGCACTCGGCATCTGCGGAAAAGAGGCCCTGCCCGATGCCGTGGTGCTGGGCTACCCGGTCATCACCAGCGGCGAATTCCGGCATGACGGCTCGATCTGCAACCTCTGCGGTGATGATGCCGCCCTGCGCGGGACGATGAGTCTCGAAAATCAGGTCAGTGACGGACTGCCGCCCTTCTACATCTGGCACACTGTGGAGGATGCCGCGGTGCCGGTGCAGAATTCCATGCTGCTGGCCACGGCTTTGACTGCCCATAAGGTACCGTTTGAGCTGCACCTTTTCGCACATGACGGCCACGGCACCAGCACCTGCACGCAGGAGGTCAACACCCCTAACCGCCACAACAGCGCATGGGTGCCCCTGTGTACCGATTGGCTGGCCGACACGCTGGATTTCCACCTGTGA
- a CDS encoding C-GCAxxG-C-C family protein codes for MSIYGDRAYAAFFKGYNCCQSVAVAFAEEMGMNEKQALQISAGFGGGFGRMREVCGAFSGITLVLGALYGSDDPAKKTALYTDVQALADEYKARNGGPNTLICRELLGLKQAEGSPVASPRTPEYYKKRPCPELCRVAADIMAEYIAAHPRD; via the coding sequence ATGAGCATCTATGGTGACCGCGCCTATGCGGCATTTTTTAAAGGCTATAACTGCTGCCAATCGGTGGCGGTTGCCTTTGCGGAGGAGATGGGCATGAACGAAAAGCAGGCCCTGCAGATTTCGGCAGGCTTCGGCGGCGGTTTCGGCCGTATGCGGGAGGTCTGCGGTGCCTTTTCCGGCATTACGCTGGTGCTGGGGGCGCTTTACGGCAGCGATGACCCGGCAAAAAAGACAGCCCTTTACACCGATGTGCAGGCGTTGGCGGATGAGTACAAGGCCCGCAACGGCGGCCCGAATACCCTGATCTGCCGGGAACTGCTGGGTCTGAAGCAGGCCGAGGGCAGCCCGGTTGCCAGCCCCCGCACCCCGGAATACTACAAAAAGCGCCCCTGCCCGGAGCTTTGCCGCGTAGCCGCTGACATTATGGCGGAGTACATCGCGGCGCACCCGAGAGATTGA
- a CDS encoding YkgJ family cysteine cluster protein, with protein sequence MRAVEPGRCGECWDACPRLSAGEPFDFACAGCGDCCRQRRDLVLSGFDLYRIARRLRLSPRIVAAAFCKSYIAPESCLPALRLTPDPKTGNCRFFEGSACAIHAARPLACALYPLGQSIDTETAAVEYYVQTPLCGARTGEARTLRDYLNDAAVTERAGIDARWAVVCTRLSQRLQAAGGQENPRFAAAARRIERALYYEYSLGDEFYPQFCQNIEILLPLLDRML encoded by the coding sequence GTGAGGGCGGTAGAACCCGGCCGCTGCGGCGAATGCTGGGACGCCTGCCCGCGCCTGTCCGCGGGGGAACCGTTCGATTTTGCCTGTGCGGGCTGCGGTGACTGCTGCCGCCAAAGGCGTGATCTGGTGCTGTCCGGCTTTGATCTGTACCGTATTGCGCGGCGGCTGCGGCTCTCGCCGCGCATTGTGGCGGCGGCGTTCTGCAAAAGCTATATTGCGCCCGAAAGCTGCCTGCCGGCCCTGCGCCTGACGCCCGACCCCAAAACCGGAAACTGCCGCTTTTTTGAGGGGAGCGCCTGCGCCATCCATGCAGCCCGCCCACTGGCCTGCGCCCTCTATCCGCTGGGGCAGAGCATCGACACCGAAACTGCAGCAGTCGAGTATTATGTCCAGACCCCGCTGTGCGGCGCACGGACGGGGGAGGCGCGCACCCTTCGGGATTATCTGAACGATGCCGCTGTTACCGAGCGGGCGGGCATAGACGCGCGGTGGGCTGTTGTGTGTACCCGGCTTTCCCAACGGCTGCAGGCGGCGGGCGGGCAGGAAAATCCCCGCTTTGCGGCTGCTGCCAGACGCATTGAGCGTGCGCTCTACTATGAGTATTCACTCGGCGATGAATTTTACCCGCAGTTTTGCCAAAACATAGAAATTCTGCTGCCGCTGCTTGACAGGATGCTGTAA